AAGCCGGATTGGTGGATTGTCCAAGAAATTGCCAACCGTCTAGGCGCAAACTGGAATTACACGCACCCAAGCGATATTTTCGCTGAAATGGCTTCCCTGTCTCCATTGTTCGGCGATGCAAGCTACGAAGTGCTTGAAGGCTGGAACAGCTTCCTGTGGGGCAGCTTTGATGGGAAAAGTACGCCGCTTCTTTATACAGACGGCTTCAACTTCCCGGACAAAAAAGCGCGGTTTGCCCTTTCTGACTGGGTGACACCTGCTGAGTTCCCTGATGAGTATGACTTGAATATCAACAATGGCCGGATGCTCGAGCATTTCCATGAAGGAAATATGACGAACAAATCCAAAGGAATTCAAGCTAAGGTTCCGCAGGTATTTGTAGAGGTCTCTTCTGCCCTAGCTAAAGAGCGCGGAGTGGAGGATGGTTCAGTGGTTCGCCTCGTTTCTCCATTTGGAGCCGTAAAATTGAGTGTCCTGATCACGGATCGGGTTAAAGGAAAAGAAATCTACCTTCCGATGAATTCAGTCGATAAAGAGACAGCAGTCAACTTCTTAACAGGGCCGATTTATGATACAGAAACCAATACGCCTGCCTATAAACAGACAAAAGTAAGGATGGAAGTGCTGGGAGAAAAACGCGAGATGCCATTGCCAAGCACAAATCCAAGAAATAAAAAACGCTATCCTCAAAACGGAGTTGAAGCAGAACGAAAATGGGCTCGCCCAGGCTATGTTCATCTGACTACGGACAAATAAGGAGGGAATACCATTGGCAGCTCCTATTACAGAAATCAGAAAACCTCAATTAAGCGAGGAAGAAGTTAAACAGCAAAAGCTTAATGATTTAAAAACACTGCTCGCTGAAAATGAAACAGCTTTGACAAAAATGCTGGAAATAGCAAGTGAGCTGAACAGCATCGGCGTTCTTGACGCAGCGGACCATATGCTTCTAGCCAAAGACGAAATTGCAAAAATAGCTCTTGGACAGGTTTCACGCAAACCAGTTACCAACCTTCTCAATACCTTGCTCGGTGCAACTGGAGCATTGATGAAAGCAGATCCCGAACAAACTTCCAAGCTATTAAACAGTGCTGTTGCCGGTATGGATGCAGGAAGCAAATACTTAGAATCTGAAAAAAAGGTAACCGTCATGGATTTATTAAAAACACTGAGCGATCCTGATATTAATAGAGCAATCGGCTTCGGCCTCCATTTCCTCCGTGGAATGGGAAAAGATCTGAAAGAGAAATAACTTACTGACTGAAAAGACGCCTTGAGCTTCTTTTCAGTCTTTTTCAATGGCGGCGTGAGAGTCCAGATTTTGTCTGACAAGTGATGGATTTCTCAGATTGTTTGACAATTTTGTCTGACAAGTGACGGACTGCCCCGTTTGTCTGACGATTTTGTCTGACAAATGATGGACTACCCGCGAGGAAGCAGCGGGACAGATGAGAGTCTTCAGGCGTGTAGCGCAGCGAATCCTCTCCTTTGCCCTGCTCATGCATGCGAAAACCTGCCATTATTATTCTTGTTTACAGCAGTCTCCAGTATAGAATCTGACTCAGTAAGGACTGATCAAAAAATGACAAATGAACAAATTCTGAATGCTTTAAAGCATGTAAACGATCCTGAATTGAATAAAAGCTTAGTAGAGTTAAACATGATAAGGAATGTGCGGCTGGAGGGAAACCATATCCAGCTGCAAGTCGTTTTAACGATTTCAGGCTGTCCATTAAAGGCGAAAATTCAGGAAGACATCGAAAATGCCCTTTACAAAATTGGCGCATCCAAGGTTACGATCGAATTCGGATCTATGACTCCCGAGGAAAGAGCGGCATTAACACAATCTTTGAAAAACGAAACGACAGCTGATAACGGCATGCCAGCCATGCTCCGCCCGGATTCAGGGGTTACCTTCCTTACCATTACGAGCGGGAAAGGCGGAGTCGGCAAATCTACCGTTACGATCAACCTTGCAGCTGCACTGGCTAAAATGGGGAAAAAAGTCGGCATTCTTGATGCAGACATTTACGGATTCAGCATTCCCGCTATGCTGCAAGTACAGGATAAACCTACAATGATTGATCAGACCGCAATCCCGGTAGAAAGCTATGGTATTAAAATCATGTCCATGGCCTTCTTTGCGAATGGAAACAACCCTGTGATGTGGCGCGGTCCCATGCTGAATAAATGGATTAAAAATTTCCTGGTAAACACCCATTGGGGGGAACTTGACTACTTGCTCCTTGATCTTCCGCCCGGAACCGGTGATGTGGCCATCGATGTAGCGGCGATGATCCCGCAGGCCAAGGAAGTTATCGTTACCACTCCTCATGTGGTCGCTTCTTTAGTAGCATCAAGAGCTGGAATCATGGCTCAGCATACGAAGCATGAAATCGCCGGAGTTGTAGAAAACATGGCATACCTGGAAGAATCAGATGGCACGAAAAGATATTTGTTTGGGAAAGATGGCGGAGAAATGCTTGCCAGACAGCTGCAAACGGAAGTCATCGCAAGAATACCTTTTGGACAGCCTGATGACAGACTGACTGAAGGACTTTATCAAGAAGAATCTCTTCCCGGAGAAATGTTTAGAAGCCTTGCTGAACATTTCATACTTTAACAAAAGAACTAACTGTGTTCATACTGAGAATAAACAAAAAGAAAAAGCAAGAAGTTTTCCAGCTTCTTGCTTTTTCTCTATCAGTCTTCCACCTTAACTGTATAAGGGAAAACATGAACCTTCCCTTCAAACTTGAATTCTGCCCAAATCTTATATATCCCCGGTTTCTCAAATTGCGTTTCAAACTTTGTCTCTTTTTCAGAAGCCGGGTGAACATGTACGTACTTTTCCCCTTTTTCATCCAGAATGACGACATGTCCTGCAGCGCCAAGATATGGTTCCGGCTCCCCTTTGTTAAATGAAAATGCAAGCGTAACCGGTTCCTGGCTTTTCAGTTCATGGGGATTCATCTCAGCCGTATAGTCCCCTGCAGTCTTTTTATATGAGTTTTCCGGCTGCAGCGATGGGATTTTCACTCCATTTAAAGTACCGATATGGAATCCTAGCGGCTTCACCTCATACTCCGCATTTTCAGGGCTGATATCCACAAATGCCTTGTAGTTTCCGTCAGAAAGCTTTTGTTCTGCCTCAAATGTGCCATCTGCCGTTTTGACGGGATGAATATGGTGATATTTCTTCAAATCATCACTTACTACAATGAGGTGCATGATTTTTTCGTGATTGACCTTTAGTTTGTCAAATGGTTTCCCTTCATTGTCTTTTAACCTGATTACAATGCGATTATCCTGAAACGTAACTGCCGCTTGAATTTCTTTTGAGTGGACGTTAAGGTTATCGTGACTTGAATGAGGATTGGCCTCTTGATGAGAGTGATTTCTCCCTTCAGGTTTACCCGAAGCAGCTTGCACCATAAGATACACACCGGTTACTGCTCCCGCAATCAAAACGGCTGCCACAACCCATTTTGTTATGATCGACATAATCTGCCTCCATTATTTTAGCTTTACTCGCTGGAGTCGAAGTGCATTAAGAACGACTGAAACTGAGCT
The Metabacillus sp. FJAT-52054 genome window above contains:
- a CDS encoding P-loop NTPase, encoding MTNEQILNALKHVNDPELNKSLVELNMIRNVRLEGNHIQLQVVLTISGCPLKAKIQEDIENALYKIGASKVTIEFGSMTPEERAALTQSLKNETTADNGMPAMLRPDSGVTFLTITSGKGGVGKSTVTINLAAALAKMGKKVGILDADIYGFSIPAMLQVQDKPTMIDQTAIPVESYGIKIMSMAFFANGNNPVMWRGPMLNKWIKNFLVNTHWGELDYLLLDLPPGTGDVAIDVAAMIPQAKEVIVTTPHVVASLVASRAGIMAQHTKHEIAGVVENMAYLEESDGTKRYLFGKDGGEMLARQLQTEVIARIPFGQPDDRLTEGLYQEESLPGEMFRSLAEHFIL
- a CDS encoding DUF1641 domain-containing protein; this translates as MAAPITEIRKPQLSEEEVKQQKLNDLKTLLAENETALTKMLEIASELNSIGVLDAADHMLLAKDEIAKIALGQVSRKPVTNLLNTLLGATGALMKADPEQTSKLLNSAVAGMDAGSKYLESEKKVTVMDLLKTLSDPDINRAIGFGLHFLRGMGKDLKEK